The following proteins are encoded in a genomic region of Oncorhynchus keta strain PuntledgeMale-10-30-2019 chromosome 6, Oket_V2, whole genome shotgun sequence:
- the LOC118385235 gene encoding leucine-rich repeat transmembrane neuronal protein 4-like, with protein MGSRLCDGRPAHLILLLLLVLQAMLPLCSGERTCPHSCRCEGKIVHCESAGFLDVPENISVGCQGLSLRYNDLHTLLPYQFAHLNQLLWLYMDHNQISSLDSRVFQGVRRLKELILSSNKISQLHNATFHGVPNLRSLDLSYNKLQVLQPGQFHGLKKLQNLHLRSNGLTIVPIRAFLECRSLEFLDLGYNRLRALTRTTFLGLQRLMELHLEHNQFSRINFFLFPRLANLRALYLQWNRIRAVNQGLPWTWHTLQKLDLSGNEIQTLDPAVFHCLPNLQTLNLESNKLSNVSQEAVSAWISLNSINLAGNVWDCGTGICPLVAWLRNFRGTKDTTMICSSPKQLQGEKIMEATRNNGICEETDYFQTETPSPTPDFIETTPDPTPAPTSPLPPLLPPTTLAPLPPPRPQSPPRPTFPSRVRIDPRDSPPRAPPSLRSLVVTQPPELEHMSFHKVVVGSVALFFTMSLILTVIYVLWRRYPNAARLLQQRSVVGRKRRRKSPEPEQNLSSQLQEYYMSYNPAATPDGLEVLGNGTGSCTCTISGSRECESEYICPRPLPGAWLGDVPAIH; from the coding sequence gTTCCAGGCTATGTGATGGACGACCGGCGcacctcatcctcctcctgctcctcgtCCTCCAGGCCATGCTGCCGCTCTGCTCTGGTGAACGCACCTGCCCTCACAGCTGCCGTTGTGAGGGGAAGATAGTCCACTGCGAGTCAGCTGGCTTCTTGGACGTCCCTGAGAACATCTCAGTGGGCTGCCAGGGCCTCTCTCTTCGCTACAACGACCTGCACACGCTGCTCCCCTACCAGTTTGCCCACCTCAACCAGCTCCTCTGGCTCTACATGGACCACAACCAGATCTCTTCTCTAGACAGTCGGGTCTTCCAGGGGGTTCGCAGGCTTAAAGAGCTGATCCTCAGCTCCAACAAGATCTCTCAGCTCCACAACGCCACCTTCCACGGGGTGCCCAACCTCCGCAGCCTGGACCTGTCCTACAACAAGTTGCAGGTGCTTCAGCCGGGGCAGTTCCACGGCCTGAAGAAGCTGCAGAACCTGCACTTGCGCTCCAACGGCCTCACCATAGTCCCCATCCGGGCCTTCCTGGAATGCCGCAGCCTGGAGTTTCTGGACCTGGGCTACAACCGACTCCGGGCCCTCACCAGGACCACCTTCCTGGGGTTACAGAGGCTCATGGAGCTGCACCTGGAGCACAACCAGTTCTCCCGGATCAACTTCTTTCTGTTTCCACGTCTTGCTAACTTGCGGGCGCTCTACCTGCAGTGGAACCGCATCCGAGCAGTCAATCAGGGCCTTCCCTGGACTTGGCACACACTGCAGAAACTGGATCTGTCTGGCAATGAGATCCAGACCCTGGACCCTGCCGTGTTCCACTGCCTGCCTAACCTCCAGACCCTcaacctggagtccaacaagctGTCCAACGTGTCCCAGGAAGCAGTGTCTGCATGGATCTCCCTGAACTCTATCAACCTTGCAGGTaacgtgtgggactgtgggacagGCATCTGCCCCCTGGTGGCCTGGCTGAGGAACTTTCGTGGCACTAAAGACACGACCATGATATGCAGCAGCCCAAAGCAGCTCCAGGGAGAGAAGATCATGGAGGCTACGAGGAACAATGGAATTTGTGAGGAAACTGATTACTTCCAGACAGAAACCCCTTCACCAACCCCGGATTTCATTGAAACGACACCTGACCCAACCCCTGCCCCCACCAGCCCACTTCCACCCCTGCTTCCACCTACCACCCTGGCCCCGCTACCCCCACCTCGGCCTCAGTCCCCCCCCCGGCCTACTTTTCCCAGCCGGGTAAGGATTGACCCCAGAGACTCCCCTCCCCGGGCTCCGCCCTCCCTCCGCAGCCTGGTGGTGACTCAGCCTCCAGAGCTGGAGCACATGTCCTTCCACAAGGTGGTGGTGGGCAGCGTAGCACTCTTCTTTACCATGTCACTCATCCTGACCGTCATCTACGTGTTATGGAGGCGCTACCCGAATGCGGCACGGCTCCTGCAGCAGCGCTCCGTGGTGGGCCGCAAGCGGCGGAGAAAGAGCCCGGAGCCTGAGCAGAACCTGAGCTCCCAGCTGCAGGAGTATTACATGAGCTACAATCCAGCCGCCACCCCGGATGGCTTGGAGGTACTGGGCAACGGGACTGGCTCCTGCACCTGCACCATCTCCGGCTCCAGGGAATGCGAG